The region GGCCGGGGTGCCGGTGAGGCTCATCCCCGTTCCCCGGCGGCTTACCTCGGATTGCGGCCTCGCGATCCGGATCTCCCCTCCCGATCGGGACCGCGCGCGGGAAATCCTCTCGCGGGCAAAGATTCTCCCCCGGTCGGTACATATCTTGCTCGATAAGGGGAGGTATGAGGAAGTTCCCTTCTGAAGAGGAACCGTGCCTGTCGCGGAGATTACGCTTGACGAAGAGGAATTGGCCAAATAAAATAACCCGTTATATTTGTCATCCCGGAGGGGAATTGTCGGCAAAACGTTCGATGCTCTTCCTGGCGTCTTTGCCCTTTTTCGTCATACTGGTCACGATGCCGTCACCGGCACGCGCGGTGGAGAAGGAAAATCTCCCCAGGCCGTGGCTGTCCTCCGTTCTCACCCCTCGGGCTGCTTTCGGGAAGGAGGCCTCGGCCGTTCCCGGTCCCTTGCCCGCACAAGGTCCGGCGGCCCCGGAAAAGGGGAAGGCGGGCGGTTCCTTGTCCCCCCAGGTTGCGACGGGTCAGGGGGCGCTCTCTCCGACGGAGGGAGAAGGGGAAAAGGAACCCGATCTCGTCATGTCGCCGAAGGATGTCGAGGGAGAGGTCGCCAGGAACGAGGAACCCGAAGCCGTCGAGGAACGGGACGGGGGGTTCTTCACCAACGCCACGGAAGAGCTCGATAAGGGGAACGAGGGCATGTACGCGGGCCTGACGGCCAGCATCGATAAGTTCATCCGGTATTTCCAGAGCAGGGGCCGGAGCAGGTTCGAACTGTGGCTTTCCCGTTCCGGGAAGTATTCGGAGTTGATGCGCGAAATCCTGGCGAAGTACGGGCTCCCGGGG is a window of Candidatus Deferrimicrobiaceae bacterium DNA encoding:
- a CDS encoding DUF3343 domain-containing protein → MGRGAPPEVILIFRGTHQVMSAEKNLKKAGVPVRLIPVPRRLTSDCGLAIRISPPDRDRAREILSRAKILPRSVHILLDKGRYEEVPF